The following coding sequences lie in one Spinacia oleracea cultivar Varoflay chromosome 1, BTI_SOV_V1, whole genome shotgun sequence genomic window:
- the LOC110779687 gene encoding 40S ribosomal protein S30, protein MGKVHGSLARAGKVRGQTPKVASQDKKKKPRGRAHKRLQYNRRFVTAVVGFGKKRGPNSSEK, encoded by the exons ATGG GAAAGGTTCACGGATCTTTGGCGCGTGCCGGTAAGGTGAGAGGTCAAACCCCAAAGGTTGCATCACAAGATAAGAAGAAGAAGCCCCGTGGACGCGCTCACAAGCGTCTGCAGTATAATCGCCGTTTCGTTACCGCCG TTGTTGGATTCGGCAAGAAGAGAGGTCCAAACTCATCCGAGAAGTAG
- the LOC130465434 gene encoding uncharacterized protein encodes MKPIQYLHKAKLASSEFLTIHKVPILPPTTHTPNPNHLPSWFPPPPSNAIKINVDSSWTQGFVITGVAGVAHNSHGQWILGFQGKEMADSSLMAKLLDIRHGLQLAIQQGWTSTIFSSDCKEAITIINSSYQVSGYYINLVLDCRVLKNRLSNSPLRVEGRSMNGLANLMAHKAREDMVQTKSFKLLRQPENFCMNLYLAEVHPILDAIAQNYDENVP; translated from the coding sequence ATGAAACCGATTCAGTATCTCCACAAAGCAAAATTAGCGAGTAGTGAGTTTTTAACCATACACAAAGTCCCCATTCTGCCACCTACAACCCATACCCCTAATCCCAACCATTTACCCTCGTggttccccccccccccatctaatgccattaaaatAAATGTGGATTCTTCTTGGACACAAGGCTTTGTGATAACTGGTGTTGCAGGTGTGGCTCATAATTCCCATGGGCAATGGATTTTGGGTTTTCAGGGAAAGGAAATGGCTGACTCGAGTCTAATGGCAAAACTGCTGGATATAAGACATGGTTTACAACTAGCTATTCAACAGGGATGGACAAGCACCATTTTCTCTTCAGATTGCAAGGAGGCAATCACCATCATCAACTCTTCGTATCAAGTCTCTGGGTACTATATTAACCTTGTTCTAGACTGCAGGGTACTGAAGAATCGACTCTCAAATTCGCCGCTTCGGGTCGAGGGTAGGAGCATGAATGGGCTTGCAAATTTGATGGCACACAAGGCTAGGGAAGATATGGTTCAAACTAAGAGTTTTAAGCTGCTACGACAACCGGAAAACTTTTGTATGAATTTGTATTTAGCTGAAGTCCATCCTATTTTGGATGCTATCGCCCAAAACTATGATGAAAATGTACCCTGA
- the LOC110800852 gene encoding putative RING-H2 finger protein ATL69, with protein sequence MSTPIPSIPHQSPTTFTTTSTSSVGLGYGIAIAVSILVLISTIMLASYACVRIKSSGGARHRHPVNHNDNHNDNHNDDVSGSERQGRPTVTGLPGPFVLVQAKKGVLYPEVVLGESKRLPKPNNGPCSICLSEYKPKQTVRCMPDCNHCFHVSCIDQWLKMSPTCPLCRNSPAPSAAPTPAGTPLSELAFYPR encoded by the coding sequence ATGTCAACACCAATCCCTTCAATCCCACACCAATCTCCCACCACTTTCACAACCACTAGCACCTCTAGTGTCGGGCTCGGCTATGGCATTGCCATCGCGGTCAGCATCCTCGTCCTTATTTCCACCATCATGCTCGCGTCCTACGCCTGCGTACGCATCAAGTCATCCGGTGGTGCCAGACACCGACACCCTGTCAACCACAACGACAACCACAACGACAACCACAACGACGATGTAAGTGGTTCAGAAAGGCAGGGCAGGCCTACTGTAACTGGGCTTCCTGGGCCATTTGTTTTGGTGCAGGCGAAAAAGGGAGTGTTATACCCAGAAGTGGTGTTAGGTGAGAGCAAGAGGCTCCCTAAGCCCAATAATGGTCCTTGTTCCATCTGCTTGTCCGAGTATAAGCCTAAACAAACAGTAAGATGCATGCCTGATTGTAATCATTGTTTTCATGTTAGTTGCATTGATCAATGGCTTAAGATGAGCCCCACGTGTCCGCTTTGCCGGAACTCGCCCGCACCATCGGCGGCTCCAACTCCCGCTGGGACTCCCTTGTCGGAGCTGGCATTTTATCCTAGATGA
- the LOC110800851 gene encoding cytosolic sulfotransferase 5, with the protein MNSTITAALTTEEELQQLKSSLPNELWFNSYPMYFYQNCWNIILESTISCQNHFKAQDSDIFIASIPKTGTTWLKSLIFSIFNRKNYPISENPLLKHNPHELIPQLESIIYANPQNPDLKTLEKKLNYPRILGTHLPIQSLPTSIKNSNCKIIYICRNPFDTFVSSWLFYLNYDENTNVKDDMIEEYFGKFCEGKFPFGGFEDHVLGYWKESLERSGKVMFMKFEDLKDDPKSELKKLGEFVACPFSSEEEEDGVIDEIVKMCSIEKLKEVEANKSGRVYSFIENKWFFRKGEVGDWVNYLNPCMVERFEKVMSEKFAGYGLEL; encoded by the coding sequence ATGAACTCCACCATCACCGCCGCACTAACCACCGAAGAAGAGCTACAACAACTAAAATCATCCCTTCCAAATGAATTATGGTTCAATTCCTACCCCATGTATTTCTACCAAAATTGCTGGAACATAATTCTGGAATCCACAATTTCTTGCCAAAACCATTTTAAAGCTCAAGATTCCGATATATTCATTGCTAGCATCCCCAAAACTGGCACAACTTGGCTCAAATCCCTAATTTTCTCAATTTTCAACAGAAAAAATTACCCAATTTCTGAAAACCCTTTACTAAAACACAACCCCCATGAATTAATCCCGCAATTAGAGTCCATAATTTATGCTAATCCACAAAATCCAGAtctcaaaaccctagaaaagaaGTTGAATTACCCTAGAATTTTGGGCACCCATCTACCAATTCAATCATTACCCACTTCAATTAAGAACTCTAATTGCAAGATCATTTACATTTGTAGGAACCCTTTTGACACATTTGTATCATCTTGGTTGTTTTACTTGAACTATGACGAGAATACAAATGTGAAAGATGATATGATTGAGGagtattttggtaaattttgtgAAGGGAAATTCCCATTTGGGGGTTTTGAGGATCATGTATTGGGGTATTGGAAGGAGAGTTTGGAGAGATCAGGAAAAGTTATGTTTATGAAATTTGAGGATTTGAAGGATGATCCTAAGAGTGAATTGAAGAAATTGGGGGAATTCGTGGCATGTCCATTTTCgagtgaggaagaagaagatggtGTAATTGATGAGATTGTAAAAATGTGTAGTATTGAGAAGTTGAAAGAAGTGGAGGCTAATAAGAGTGGAAGAGTTTACTCTTTTATTGAGAATAAGTGGTTTTTCAGGAAAGGGGAAGTTGGTGATTGGGttaattatttgaatccttGTATGGTGGAAAGGTTTGAGAAAGTTATGAGTGAGAAATTTGCAGGTTATGGGTTGGAATTATGA